In the Populus trichocarpa isolate Nisqually-1 chromosome 1, P.trichocarpa_v4.1, whole genome shotgun sequence genome, one interval contains:
- the LOC18094967 gene encoding vicianin hydrolase isoform X3: MANIQGAFLLPLVVVAGLLASTHGAKPSRYSMPFNRTSFPKDFTFGAGTAAYQSEGAAYIDGKGPSIWDTFTKQHPEKIWDHSTGNVAIDFYHRYKEDIQLMKKIGLDSFRFSISWSRVLPKGKISGGVNPLGVRFYNNLINELLANGITPFVTLFHWDLPQALDDEYSGFLSSKAVDDYLGYAEFCFKTFGDRVKHWCTFNEPYSFSNNGYNGGTFAPGRCSNFAGNCTLGNSGTEPYMVAHNLILGHAAAVKLYREKYQVSQKGKIGITIVTNWFIPKSPKSEEDIKAAYRELDFLFGWFANPLTYGDYPETMKAIVGHRLPKFTKEESALVKGSIDFLGVNYYTTNYAANNPAPNKINFSYTGDSQTILSTSKGGHPIGTPTALNWLFIYPKGIYDLMLYVRDKYKNPPVYITENGLADANNASLPVKEALRDGLRIRYLASHLQ; the protein is encoded by the exons ATGGCAAATATTCAAGGAGCCTTCCTCCTCCCTTTGGTAGTCGTTGCTGGCTTGTTAGCTAGCACTCACGGTGCAAAACCAAGCCGTTACTCAATGCCCTTCAATAGGACAAGTTTTCCAAAAGATTTCACGTTTGGAGCTGGCACTGCTGCTTATCAG TCTGAAGGAGCTGCATATATTGATGGAAAGGGACCAAGTATTTGGGACACCTTCACCAAACAGCATCCAG AGAAAATTTGGGACCATAGCACAGGAAATGTAGCCATCGACTTTTATCATCGATATAAG GAGGACATacaattgatgaaaaaaattggcTTGGACTCTTTTAGGTTCTCCATCTCTTGGTCAAGAGTGCTACCGA aGGGAAAAATTAGTGGAGGAGTGAACCCTCTGGGTGTCAGATTCTACAACAATCTCATCAATGAGCTCTTAGCTAATG GCATAACACCTTTTGTAACATTGTTTCACTGGGATCTTCCACAAGCACTTGACGATGAGTATTCCGGATTCCTAAGCTCCAAAGCTGT GGATGATTACCTTGGCTATGCGGAATTTTGCTTCAAAACATTTGGCGATCGAGTGAAGCACTGGTGCACATTTAATGAGCCATACTCGTTTAGCAACAATGGCTACAATGGCGGTACTTTCGCTCCAGGCCGTTGCTCTAACTTTGCCGGAAACTGCACGCTCGGTAACTCCGGTACCGAACCCTACATGGTAGCCCATAACTTGATTCTTGGACATGCAGCTGCTGTGAAATTGTACAGGGAGAAATATCAG GTTTCTCAAAAGGGAAAAATTGGGATCACTATAGTGACAAACTGGTTTATACCAAAATCTCCAAAATCAGAGGAAGATATCAAAGCAGCCTATAGAGAACTTGATTTTCTGTTTGGTTG GTTTGCGAATCCACTTACTTACGGAGATTATCCTGAGACCATGAAAGCTATAGTGGGACATCGACTACCCAAATTTACTAAAGAGGAATCTGCTTTGGTAAAAGGGTCAATAGATTTTCTTGGTGTGAATTACTACACTACAAATTATGCAGCAAACAATCCAGCTCCTAATAAAATCAACTTTAGTTACACTGGAGATTCCCAAACCATTCTCTCAa CTTCCAAGGGTGGACATCCTATCGGAACACCG ACAGCTTTGAATTGGCTATTCATCTATCCGAAGGGAATTTATGACCTTATGCTGTATGTAAGGGACAAGTACAAGAACCCTCCGGTTTACATTACTGAGAATG GTCTTGCTGATGCAAATAATGCATCATTGCCAGTTAAAGAAGCTCTGAGAGATGGGCTAAGAATAAGATACTTAGCTAGCCATCTACAATAG
- the LOC127904374 gene encoding D-3-phosphoglycerate dehydrogenase 1, chloroplastic-like, translating to HKIFLLDGSPENPLEFIQVQIANVESKFATVIFDSGEIKVEGRVKDRKPHLTKVDSFGVDVSMEGSLILCSQVDQPGMIGSVGNILGEETVNVSFMSIGKIAPQKQAVMTVSVDEKPSKEALKRIGEIPAVEEFVFLKL from the coding sequence CATAAGATTTTTCTGTTGGATGGTTCACCTGAGAATCCACTTGAGTTCATCCAGGTCCAAATTGCCAATGTGGAATCTAAATTTGCCACTGTAATTTTTGACTCTGGTGAGATTAAAGTGGAGGGAAGAGTGAAAGACAGGAAGCCCCACCTCACCAAGGTAGATTCATTTGGTGTTGATGTGAGCATGGAAGGCAGCCTCATACTTTGCAGTCAGGTTGATCAACCAGGTATGATTGGCAGTGTGGGGAATATCCTTGGCGAGGAGACTGTAAATGTGAGTTTCATGAGCATTGGCAAGATCGCTCCACAAAAACAAGCAGTAATGACCGTTAGTGTGGATGAAAAACCCAGCAAGGAAGCGCTAAAGAGGATCGGGGAGATACCAGCAGTTGAAGAATTTGTGTTTCTTAAGTTGTAG